A genome region from Bacteroidota bacterium includes the following:
- a CDS encoding thiolase family protein: MTRFGLYNGKRLPLKNIYELGKEACLAALDHAGINHRKIQAAYCGNVGSPPNCAQMILAQIGVSGIPAFNHENGCASGSSALRDAYESIGNGIHDTAIVIGAECWSFMAASGSAMALSGLISPPPGTNLNQDIAGAFGPAIMALAGKAHMNEYGTTKEQFAKIAVKNKRNAAKNPYAQFQKEITLEEVLNSRMICDPITKLQCCPQSDGAAAVILANAAVARQYTGKPIKLAALIQSSAKYKGTEGSLSQFTCFETISKQAYESVGVGPEDLDVVEVHDDFTTLELIAYEDLGLCKRGEGGRFIDEGLCDYGGEVVVSSSGGLLGKGHPLGATGVAQFVELTWQLREECGSRQVENARIGLAHNGGGIGDGYEPGAVTIGILTK, encoded by the coding sequence ATGACAAGATTCGGGTTGTACAATGGCAAACGTCTACCATTAAAGAATATTTACGAGTTGGGCAAGGAAGCCTGTCTGGCAGCTCTTGATCATGCCGGGATTAACCATAGGAAGATTCAGGCCGCATATTGTGGCAATGTAGGATCTCCCCCCAATTGCGCTCAAATGATTCTGGCTCAGATTGGAGTTTCCGGAATCCCTGCTTTTAATCATGAGAATGGTTGTGCCAGTGGTTCGAGCGCATTAAGGGATGCATACGAGTCTATCGGAAATGGAATTCATGATACAGCCATTGTGATTGGAGCGGAATGCTGGAGTTTTATGGCTGCTTCCGGTAGCGCCATGGCACTGTCGGGACTGATCTCACCTCCACCCGGAACAAATTTAAACCAGGATATTGCGGGAGCCTTTGGGCCTGCAATCATGGCACTGGCCGGAAAAGCTCATATGAATGAATACGGCACGACTAAAGAACAGTTTGCCAAAATTGCAGTAAAAAACAAGAGAAATGCTGCCAAAAATCCCTACGCACAATTCCAGAAAGAAATTACGCTGGAAGAAGTGCTGAATTCCCGGATGATTTGTGACCCTATCACAAAACTCCAATGTTGCCCCCAGAGTGATGGGGCGGCAGCGGTGATCCTCGCTAATGCTGCCGTTGCCAGACAGTATACCGGTAAACCAATCAAACTGGCTGCGTTAATTCAATCTTCAGCCAAATACAAGGGAACAGAAGGTAGTCTTAGTCAGTTTACATGCTTTGAAACGATTTCCAAACAGGCATATGAATCAGTAGGTGTGGGGCCGGAAGACCTGGATGTTGTTGAAGTGCATGATGATTTTACTACGCTGGAACTGATAGCCTATGAAGATCTGGGATTATGTAAAAGAGGTGAAGGGGGTCGCTTTATTGACGAAGGTCTATGCGATTACGGAGGAGAAGTGGTTGTCAGTTCAAGCGGCGGTCTTTTGGGAAAGGGTCATCCATTAGGGGCAACAGGAGTTGCGCAATTTGTGGAATTGACTTGGCAATTAAGGGAAGAGTGCGGATCTCGACAGGTTGAAAATGCCAGGATTGGATTAGCTCATAACGGCGGTGGAATTGGTGATGGTTACGAGCCAGGAGCTGTTACCATTGGTATTCTGACAAAATAG
- a CDS encoding phenylacetate--CoA ligase family protein yields the protein MDKERPYWNMDIEPLFNTPEIKKLQLNKLKKLLTRLKANAPFYSKMMKERKLDPESLGSMEEFKDKVSLFNKESLRALVVEFGGDFLKVLDQIMPISVDDLDYMGTTTGTTGVPTPYPLTKFDIENLWGESMVRGAWRAGIRRNDRILYSFALSMVLAGVPSMMGIQKLGCMMLPVGAEAKSERILMIQSLFQGTVYMGTPSLAEYLIEQAPKVLGKPVGELGFKALICGGEPGAGIPEVKAKLENAYKCKIFDAGAGFGFSCDHDEYQGMHWMGDDLCYYELVDPDTKNPIPIENGVQGEAVFTTLEGDGMMLIRQSLGDIHQVFTDPCPCGRSGFRYKVIGRADDMLKVKGVMVYPGHIKGVINSFLPRVTGELRIVLDEKPPRVVPPLKIRVEHAEGIGGDKLAELENEIVNAMSNKLRIRPEILWEEAGNLERSHYKGETFEKRYEEK from the coding sequence ATGGATAAAGAACGTCCTTATTGGAATATGGATATTGAACCGTTGTTCAATACTCCTGAAATCAAAAAACTACAGTTGAATAAACTAAAGAAGTTGCTGACTCGGTTAAAGGCAAATGCCCCTTTTTATTCCAAAATGATGAAAGAACGTAAGCTTGATCCGGAATCATTAGGCAGCATGGAAGAGTTTAAGGATAAGGTATCCCTGTTCAATAAGGAGTCCCTACGGGCTCTTGTTGTTGAGTTTGGTGGAGATTTTCTCAAAGTCCTGGATCAGATTATGCCCATCAGTGTTGATGATCTCGATTATATGGGAACAACAACCGGTACAACCGGGGTTCCAACGCCCTACCCTCTGACCAAATTCGATATAGAGAATTTATGGGGAGAGAGCATGGTCCGAGGAGCATGGCGAGCTGGAATTCGTCGGAACGACCGCATATTGTATAGTTTCGCTTTGTCCATGGTATTAGCGGGGGTTCCAAGTATGATGGGTATACAGAAGCTCGGGTGCATGATGTTGCCGGTGGGAGCAGAAGCCAAAAGTGAGCGCATCTTGATGATCCAGAGTCTTTTTCAGGGTACGGTTTATATGGGAACGCCATCTCTGGCGGAATACCTGATTGAACAAGCGCCAAAGGTTCTGGGTAAGCCGGTCGGTGAACTTGGATTCAAAGCGCTGATTTGTGGTGGTGAGCCAGGTGCTGGTATCCCGGAAGTAAAAGCCAAACTGGAAAATGCCTATAAATGCAAAATATTCGATGCGGGCGCGGGATTTGGATTTTCCTGTGATCATGATGAATACCAGGGTATGCATTGGATGGGAGATGACCTGTGTTATTACGAATTAGTGGATCCTGATACCAAGAATCCAATCCCCATAGAAAATGGAGTTCAAGGTGAAGCCGTCTTTACTACTTTGGAGGGAGATGGAATGATGCTGATTCGTCAAAGCCTCGGGGATATCCATCAGGTTTTTACCGACCCTTGTCCTTGCGGACGAAGTGGATTCCGTTACAAAGTTATCGGCAGGGCGGACGATATGCTTAAAGTCAAGGGAGTTATGGTATATCCCGGTCATATCAAAGGCGTAATAAATAGTTTTCTTCCACGTGTGACTGGTGAGTTGCGCATCGTACTTGATGAAAAACCACCAAGAGTGGTACCACCGTTGAAAATACGTGTAGAACATGCCGAGGGTATAGGTGGTGATAAACTGGCTGAGTTGGAAAATGAGATAGTTAACGCTATGAGCAATAAGCTTAGAATCAGGCCTGAGATACTTTGGGAAGAGGCGGGCAATCTCGAACGAAGCCACTATAAAGGAGAAACTTTTGAAAAACGATATGAAGAAAAATAA
- a CDS encoding transposase: MNIHLHNVISDITGVTGLKIINSILSGNHNPKKLAELKNNKIKASKKTIIKSLTGHYREEHLFTLRQSLESYQFCHQQIYDCDKEIEKRLKDFESKTTIDQENSDSLPTLGPKQRKAGNSPLFDLQGHMYRIFGTDLTRVDGISVVTAQTLFSEIGSNLDKFPTVKHFCSWLGLSPQNKISGGRILSSRTKKTSNKAAQAFRLSALSLSHSKSYLGDFYRKIKSRSGAPKAITATAHKLARIFYKIVKEKLDL, from the coding sequence ATGAATATCCATCTTCACAATGTTATCTCTGACATTACAGGTGTAACAGGCTTAAAAATTATCAACTCGATCTTGAGTGGAAATCACAATCCAAAAAAGCTTGCAGAACTCAAAAATAATAAAATCAAAGCGTCTAAAAAAACGATTATAAAATCTTTGACCGGTCATTATCGCGAAGAACACCTTTTTACCCTGCGGCAATCATTAGAGAGTTATCAGTTTTGCCATCAACAGATTTATGACTGCGATAAAGAGATCGAAAAAAGATTAAAGGACTTTGAATCCAAAACTACTATTGATCAGGAGAATTCGGATTCATTACCTACACTCGGACCAAAACAGCGCAAGGCTGGTAATTCTCCTTTATTTGACCTTCAAGGGCATATGTATAGAATTTTTGGAACTGATCTTACTCGTGTCGACGGTATCAGTGTCGTTACTGCCCAGACCTTGTTCAGTGAAATTGGCTCAAATTTGGATAAATTCCCAACGGTAAAACACTTTTGTTCTTGGCTTGGTTTATCGCCACAAAACAAAATCAGTGGAGGACGAATATTATCCTCCCGGACGAAAAAAACGAGTAATAAAGCTGCCCAAGCCTTTCGCCTTTCCGCTCTATCATTGAGTCACAGTAAATCGTACCTTGGTGACTTTTATCGGAAAATAAAATCACGTAGCGGAGCCCCTAAAGCAATTACTGCAACAGCACATAAATTAGCTCGAATATTTTACAAAATTGTGAAAGAGAAGCTAGATTTATGA
- a CDS encoding TetR/AcrR family transcriptional regulator has translation MDEREKRIFKSARELFFRYGFKKTSLDEIISHAKVGKGAIYEFFKNKEKLFKSVVIKEYDNLFNSLNELMASEIDPGEKLLMYVYARIKYIKEVIVTQIAVREVFEELKSTYDQMFPINIKEVEILGSILEHGQRNNIFRLGNTEEYAKLISEIIQRFEMSWIKMKSKEAEKKIESLFRLLLDGLLV, from the coding sequence ATGGATGAAAGAGAAAAACGCATTTTTAAAAGCGCCAGAGAACTGTTTTTTAGATACGGATTTAAAAAGACCAGTCTCGATGAAATTATCAGCCATGCAAAAGTTGGAAAAGGAGCGATATATGAGTTTTTCAAAAATAAAGAGAAATTGTTTAAGTCTGTTGTAATAAAAGAATATGATAACTTATTCAACAGCCTAAACGAATTGATGGCTTCCGAAATCGATCCTGGTGAGAAGCTATTAATGTATGTTTACGCAAGAATTAAATACATTAAAGAGGTAATCGTTACACAAATTGCAGTTCGTGAAGTATTTGAGGAGTTAAAATCCACATATGACCAAATGTTTCCTATAAACATTAAAGAGGTGGAGATCCTTGGTAGTATTCTTGAACATGGGCAACGAAATAATATATTTAGGTTAGGAAATACTGAGGAATACGCAAAATTGATCTCGGAAATTATTCAGAGGTTCGAGATGTCGTGGATTAAAATGAAATCTAAAGAAGCTGAAAAGAAAATAGAATCGTTATTTAGACTTTTATTGGATGGTCTACTTGTTTGA
- a CDS encoding OB-fold domain-containing protein has product MENEKQLKEGEVLLKEGIVRFPSSPEEKPQLIASLCTKCGDRAFPAKVLCGKCDGTNMDNVLLSNAGLVYSYTVVRQAVPGYQVPGIVAVVKVREDNHLMILAQIKNCGIEDVRCGMEVETIIAELFTNMKGEKVIGYAFQPVQQETK; this is encoded by the coding sequence ATGGAAAACGAGAAACAGCTTAAAGAGGGGGAAGTGCTTTTGAAAGAGGGGATAGTTCGCTTTCCCTCTTCTCCCGAAGAAAAACCGCAACTTATTGCAAGCCTGTGCACGAAATGCGGAGATAGGGCGTTTCCTGCAAAGGTGCTATGCGGGAAATGTGATGGGACCAATATGGATAACGTATTACTGAGTAATGCCGGACTGGTTTATTCCTATACCGTAGTACGGCAGGCTGTACCGGGATATCAGGTGCCGGGCATCGTAGCAGTTGTAAAAGTCAGGGAAGATAATCACCTGATGATTTTGGCCCAGATAAAAAACTGCGGTATTGAAGATGTCAGATGCGGAATGGAAGTTGAGACCATAATTGCTGAACTGTTTACTAATATGAAAGGAGAGAAGGTTATCGGATATGCTTTTCAACCCGTGCAGCAGGAGACAAAATGA
- a CDS encoding acyltransferase, with protein MTVIFNNFRGVISTTYLGINTLFWVSPLFIVTFFRLIIPFKKWGMFCGRIAVLIAENWVYFNNIGLLVTRNMEFELEGIEELDRKGSYLVISNHQSWIDIPVLQKVFYHKIPFLKFFLKKELIWVPFLGQAWWALDFPFMKRYSPSFLKKNPHLKGKDFEITKKACEKFKDMPVSVMNFIEGTRFRNEKHKRQKSPYKNLLRPKAHGISLVLSTMGDQLDYILDVTISYPYGTQEIWSFLCGDVNKVRVKVQKIPISGDILCNYSEDREDRIRFQKWLNGLWEKKDEYLEGLKT; from the coding sequence ATGACAGTAATATTTAACAACTTCCGTGGAGTTATTTCGACAACTTATCTGGGCATAAATACTCTATTCTGGGTATCACCCTTGTTTATCGTTACTTTTTTCAGGCTGATAATACCTTTTAAAAAATGGGGCATGTTTTGCGGCAGAATTGCCGTATTGATCGCTGAAAACTGGGTCTATTTTAATAACATAGGATTATTAGTGACTCGAAATATGGAATTCGAACTGGAAGGTATTGAAGAACTGGACCGGAAAGGATCGTATTTGGTGATTTCCAATCACCAATCCTGGATAGATATTCCGGTCCTTCAAAAGGTGTTTTACCATAAAATACCTTTTTTAAAATTTTTCTTAAAAAAAGAGCTCATCTGGGTCCCTTTTTTAGGTCAAGCTTGGTGGGCATTGGATTTTCCGTTTATGAAGCGATATTCACCTTCATTTCTGAAAAAAAATCCCCACTTAAAAGGGAAGGATTTCGAAATAACCAAAAAAGCCTGTGAAAAATTTAAAGATATGCCGGTCTCGGTGATGAATTTCATTGAAGGGACGCGATTTCGAAATGAAAAACATAAAAGACAAAAGTCTCCTTATAAAAACCTGTTAAGGCCGAAAGCCCATGGAATAAGCCTTGTTTTATCTACAATGGGGGATCAATTGGACTATATTTTGGATGTCACAATCTCTTATCCGTATGGGACCCAAGAGATTTGGTCCTTCCTCTGTGGTGATGTCAATAAAGTCCGGGTAAAGGTTCAAAAAATTCCAATATCAGGTGATATCCTATGTAACTATTCAGAAGACAGAGAAGACAGAATTAGGTTTCAAAAATGGTTGAATGGCCTCTGGGAAAAAAAGGACGAATATCTGGAAGGATTAAAAACCTAA
- a CDS encoding transposase yields the protein MKKKNQTKPMRTIHLNAAGIDIGAKEIYIAIPEECCENSVRRFDCFTDDLHEAAKWMKEHNVESIAMESTGVYWIPIYQLFESYGFEQYLVNARHVKNVPGRKTDVKDSQWLQYLHTVGLLDSSYIPEDSVVVIRSLLRHRDSLIKAASSLFNTCKKPSHE from the coding sequence ATGAAAAAGAAAAACCAAACAAAACCAATGAGAACAATTCATCTTAACGCTGCAGGGATTGATATCGGAGCGAAAGAAATCTATATTGCCATTCCTGAAGAGTGCTGTGAAAACTCTGTCCGACGTTTTGATTGTTTTACCGACGATCTTCATGAAGCTGCGAAATGGATGAAAGAACATAATGTTGAATCTATAGCTATGGAATCCACAGGCGTATACTGGATTCCGATTTATCAACTGTTCGAGAGTTATGGTTTTGAGCAGTACTTGGTCAATGCCAGACATGTTAAAAATGTTCCAGGACGCAAAACAGATGTCAAAGACTCCCAGTGGCTACAATATCTCCATACTGTAGGGCTTCTCGATAGCTCCTATATTCCAGAGGATAGTGTCGTTGTTATTAGATCCCTTTTGCGTCACAGAGACTCTTTGATCAAGGCAGCGTCTAGCCTGTTCAACACATGCAAAAAGCCCTCACACGAATGA